From Verrucomicrobiia bacterium:
CTCGGCGAAGGCCTTGAAATCATCGTTGCGCGCGACGAAATCGGTCTGGCAGTTGATCTCGGCCAGCACACCAAGTTTGCCGCCGGGCGCCACGTAAGCGACGATCAGGCCCTCGCGCGCTTCCTTCAGGGATTTGTTGGCCGCGCCGGCCTGGCCCTTTTTGCGGAGGATTTCCACGGCGGTTTGCAAATCACCGTTCGCTTCCGTCAAGGCCTTCTTGCAGTCCATCATGCCGACGCCGGTCATTTCGCGCAGCTTGGCAACATTTCCAGCAGAAATTTCAGCCATAATTCTTCAGTCCTTTGGTCTGGTGTTTCGTTGATAAAATGGGGGACGGACGCCCGCCCGCGGACGTCCGTTCCCCGGAAGATTCAGCCGGTCAAGCCGCGGCCGGTGCCGTGGGTGCGGGCACGGCTTCAGCGGAAGCGGCCGGGGCGGCTTCCTCCACCGGGGCCTTGCGGCTCTTCTTGGATTCGAATTCCGCGCGGCCCTGCGTCACCGCCTGACCGACGGCCGCGAGGATGATGCGCACCGAGCGGATGGCGTCGTCGTTGCCGGCGACCGGAAAATCCGCCAGGTCGGGGTCGCAGTTCGTGTCCACGAGCGCCACGACGGGAATTTTCAGCTTGCGCGCTTCGGCGACGGCGTTGTGTTCGCGCTTGATGTCCACCACGAACATCGCGCCGGGCATGCGGTCCATCGTGCGGATGCCGTCCAGATACTTCACGAGGCGGGCGGCCTCGCGGCGGATCATGGACTGCTCCTGCTTGACGTAATTGTTGATGCTCCCGTCGGCCTCCATCTTCTCGATTTCCTTGAGCCGGGCGATGGAGCGCTTGAGCGTGCTGTAATTGGTGAGCGTGCCGCCCAGCCAGCGTTCGCACACGAAGAGCTGGCCGCATTCCTTGGCGGTGTCCTTCACCGCCTGCTGCGCCTGCTTCTTGGTGCCGACGAACAGCACCGAGCCGCCTTTGCGGACGGTTTCGCCGAGAAAATTGCAGGCCGCCTGAAGCTGGGTGGCCGTCTTGCTGAGGTCAATGATGTGGATGCCGTTGCGGGCATCGAAAATGAAGGGCTTCATCTTGGGGTTCCAGCGCTTGGTCTGGTGCCCGAAATGAACGCCTGCTTCCAACAGTTCTTTTACGCCGATCGTGGTGCTCACTGAGTTTCCTTTGGTTAAAACCCTGAACTGGCAGGGCATCCCGCGGAACACGGGATTGATTTTAGGTGTTGTTGTGGCCGCCGGATTCCCACGAACCCGGATGTTTAAGGCCGTTCAACGCATCCCTTCCCCGGCCATCCGGCCGTGAAAAGGACGCGCACAATAGCAAAAAAACCCCGCCCGGCAATGGAATTCTTGGACACCCCGGGCCATCGGCGGCCACCCTTCTGGCGTGCCTCACGCGCGCCACCCGGACCGGCGCCCTGAGTGTTGACCCGGCACCGCACAAAAAGGCCGCACCGAGGAAGGCTTCGCCGCAGCGTCACGATTCCTCCCTCTGTGATTGTTTTCCGCTTAAATCGCGCTAAGTTCGCGCCATGTTGAAGTTCAGTTTGCCCCTGGTCGCATGCCTGGCGGCCGGCGCATGCCTGGCGGCCGGCGCGTGCCTGGCCACGGCAGACACCCTGGAGTTGAAGGAGAAGGCGGCCATCACCGGGACCATCCTGGCCGAAAAGCCCGACTCCGTCGCCATTGACATCGGCTACACCGTTCTGGTCATCCCGCGGAAAGACATTCTCAAGGTCATCAAAGCCCGGGCCACAGCGCCCCTGCCCGCGCCCGTTCCCGCCCCGGCTTCTCCGACGCCCGCGGCCGTTGCGCTGCCGGCGCCGCCCACAGATGCGCTCTATCGCAACGGCCCGCTCAACGCCCCGGCGCGGGCGGTGCGGGATCTGGTTTCCCAAATCGGCGAAGCCGTGGTGCAGGTGCGGACGCCCGGCGGTCTGGGCTCCGGCTTCATTCTCAATGAAGATGGCTATCTGATGACCAACTTTCACGTCATCGAAGGCGAGACGCAGATCTGGGTGGAGGTTTATCACGTCAAGGACGGTCAGTTGGAGCGCAAGAGCTACAAACAGGTCCGCATCGTGGCGATGAACAAGTTCGTGGACCTGGCCCTGCTGCGCATTGAAGACAAGGACGCGCCCAAGTTCAAATGGGTCACGCTTGGGTCCACCGAACCGCTGGCCGTGGGTGAACACGTGTTTGCCATCGGCAGTCCGCTCGGGCTCGAGCGCACCGTCACCGAGGGCATCCTCAGCACGAAAACCCGGCAGCTCGGCGGCGAGCTGTATCTGCAAACCACGGCCCAGATCAATCCCGGCAACAGCGGCGGACCGCTCTTCAATCTGGCCGGACAGGTCATCGGCGTCACCAACATGAAGATCGCGTTTGGGGAAGGTCTTGGCTTCGCCATCCCCATCGAAACGGTCAAATACTTCCTCGATCATCGCGACGCGTTTGCCTACTCCCCCGACAACCCGAGCAATCCGTATCGCTACCTCGAACCGCCCAGCCGCACGCAGCACGCCACCGCCCCCGAAGAATAAGCTGGCCTCGATCCCGCATCTGTTGCACGCATGACCATCGCTATGTTCAAACACGCCCTGCTCCGCCCGTTGTTCACCCTGGCCTTTGTAAGTGCCGCCGCACGGCTCGTCGCGGGCGCGCCCCCGGCCGAAAAACTCCTGCCGGACGACACGCTGGTGATGCTCACCACGCCCGACAGCGCCAGATTGCGCGCCACGGCCCGGCTCTCGCCCATGGGCCAGTTGTGGAACGATCCGGTAATGAAGCCGTTCAAGGACAACTTCACGGCCAAATTGCAGGACCAATTGATCGCCCCGCTGGAGCGTGAACTCGGCATCAACCTCGGTGATTACGCCGCGCTCGCGCAGGGTCAGCTGACCGTGGCGTTGACCGCCAACGGCTGGCACGGCGGCCGGGACGGCAAGCCCGGCGCGCTGCTGCTGCTCGATTCCGGCACCAATCAAATGGATCTCGAAAAGGCGCTGGCCGATTTTCGCAAGAAATGGACGGACGCGGGAAAACCGTTGCGCACCGAAAAAGTGCGCGACGTGGAGTTCATGGTGCTGACGCTTTCCTCCAATGACATTCCCGCCACGCTGCGGCGGCTGCTGCCCGGCCCCAGCGACGTCCGCGAACTGGGCGACGCAAAAGACAACGCGCAAAAGACCGCCGACGCGGGCAAATCCCAACTGATTCTCGGCCGGGTCAATTCGCTTTTCATTGCCGGCAACACGTTGCCGCCGATTGAGCGGGTCGTCAGCAGCTTGACGGGCGGTTCCGCTCCGGTGCTGGCCGACGTGCCCCAGTTCCAGGCCTGCCAGCCGGCCTACTTCCGCGACGCCCATGCCTTTGGCTGGGCCAACGCCCGGTTGCTCGTGCAGGCCCTCGGCAAACTGTCCGATCAAAAGGAGAAGGCCGCCGAGGAGGCGCCCGACCCGTTTGCCACCATCAAGCCGGAAAAAATTCTCGGCGCAGTGGGCTTGTCCGGCCTCCGCAACGTGGCGTTCGCCTTTCAAGACACACCGGAAGGCGCGCTGGTGCAGTTCCACGTGGGCGTGCCCGAAGCTGAACGCAAGGGTCTGCTGAAAATCCTCGCTGGCGAGGCCAAGGAAACCGCGCCGCCGCCGTTCGTTCCGGCCGACGCGGTGAAATTCACCCGCTGGCGCATGGACGGCCAGAAGACGTGGACGGCGCTGACCAGCACGTTGAATGAAATCTCCCCCGCGATCATGAGCACGGTCGATTTCATCCTCAACACAGCCGACGAGGCGGGCAAACAGAAGGACGAAAAATTCGACCTGCGCCGCCAGGTCATCGGCAACCTGGGGGACGACATCATCAGCTTTGAAAAGGCGCCGCGCAGCGGTGACGGCGCCGCCCCGGCCCAGCCGCCCCAAATCACGATGATTGCCTCCAAAAGCCCCGAGGAAATGGTGACCGCCCTGAAGGTGGTCTTCGGCGCGCTGACCCCGACCGGCACCGAGCCGAGTGAACGCGAATTCCTGGGACGCAAGATTTACACCGTGACCACCATGGCCGTCCCGCAAGCGGACCCGACCAATCCCAAGCCGCGCGAACTGTTTCTCTCCTCCAGCGGCGGTTACGTGCTGGTCGCATCCGATGCGGCGGTGCTTGAGGAGTATCTGCGAAGCGGCGAATCCCAGCCGAAGCCCCTGCGCGATCTGACCGGGCTCACCGACGCCATGGCCAAGGTCACCGGGCCCGGCACCAGTTTCTTTGGCTTTGAAAATCAGGTGGAATCCCAGCGCCTCGCGTTTAATGCGCTGAAGAAGGTCAACGGCAGGGCGGACACCAACAGTCCGGCCAGCGGGATGACGCCGATTCCCGAGTCGTTTGGCGTCGCGATGCCCCAGGACAGCCTGAAGAACTGGTTCGATTATTCACTGCTTCCGCCCTTCGACGCGATTGCGAAGTATTACAGCTTCACCGTTTACGGGGGCAGCGCCAATGTGGACGGCCTGACGCTGAAGATTTTCGCCCCCACGCCGCCGGCATTGCGAAAATAGGGGGAAGTAACCGGAGTAATTGAGTTACACGGTTACCCAGGGCGCATCGCTCTCAGGTAACCAGTCACCGTGTAACCCGGCTATTCCTGCGGATACACGATCACCCGATCGTGAACGAGAATGACCAGGTCCTTCTTGCCGTCGCCTGTCACATCCGCAACCACCGCTTCGCGTGGCTCGGGCAGATCGGAGCGGGTTGCGCGGAAGGAGCGCTCCTCGAAAACCTGCCAGCGATTGGCCGGACGCAGATGGTTGCTCGCGTCGAACACGACCAGATCGAGGTAGTGTTTCGCGGTTTCCAGAAAGACCAGATCCTTGCGTCCATCGCCGTTCAGGTCGCCGGCCACGATGTCGTGCAGGTAGCCGTCTTCGACGGGGGTTTCATACCCGTCCAGTTCGGCCAGTTCCCACGTCTGCCCATAAAGCGGCAGCCACGCCACGGAATTGACGCCCAGCAAGGCAACCGCATTGGGCTGGCGGCCGCCGAAGGCAACCGTGTCCAGCCCGTTGAACTGGGACACCGGCAAGGTCACGTTGCGCACCACCTGCCACACGCCCGCGGCGTCGCGCTGCACCAACGACAGCGCCTTGCGTTCCGCATCGAGCAAAAAGAGCGCTGAACCGTTCGTGCCGGTCACCGTCGTGGCGCCCACAATGCGCGAGTTGCTTTCCGCACCGTTGATTTGATCCCGCACCTGGAATGACCACGCCGGTTCGCCGTCCGCCCCCGCCCGGGCCGCCTCACGCTTCAGCACCACGGCGCGGAGAAAATTCCGCTGCGGCAGCAGCAGCTCCGGCTTGCCGTCGCCATCGACGTCGGCGGATTGCATCCACGGCTGCTCGAGCGTGCCGCCCGGTGGCGCCACGTCCGCCTCCGCAAAATTCTTGCCCGGCACCTGCACGAGCACTTTGATTTTTTCATAAGGAATCAGCACCACCAGATCCGCCAGACCATCCTGGTCCAAATCGTGCCACGCCATGGCGGTCGGATTCGACTTGAAACTGGCCGACAGCGCCTGCGAATGCGTCGTGCCATCCGCCATGCGCGTGACCAGCGACCGCTTGCCGTCCTGATCGACAATGACCGCCAGCGTCGGCTTGCCGCCCGGACTGGCCGCGCCCACCGCCATGACCAGCGGTTTGCCGTCCAGCGGCACCAGCGTCGGAAATGGCAGCCGGCCCTTTTCATCCAGTCGCGTTACGCCAATTTGTTTTTCGTCCGGGCTCAGCAAAAAAATGTCCGCCCGCCCGTTGCCATCCCAATCGCCAACCGCGATGTCGCTGACCCCCGCCAGCGACGGAAACGATTCCGCGGGCGCCAGCGACCCGTCGTGCTGTTGCAGGAAAAGCGAGACCTCGCCGCTTTCCGGTTCGGCCACGATCAAATCGGTGAGGCCGTCGCCGTTCACATCCGCCCACGCCAGGCCGCGCCGGGACTTTTCCGTGCTGCGCAGGGGCAACACCTGCAGCCCACCTTCGCGAAAGGAGCCCGCCAGGGCCGGTGCGGGCTTGGCGATGAAGTGCGAAATCTGCGCCCGCCCGGAATTTTGGGCGATGGTGATGATTTGCGTCCCGGCGTTGCTCACGAGATTGTCCGCGAGATAGGAGCGAATGGACGGAAACGTAAAGTAGTTCTCCGGTCCGAGCTGGCCGCCGGCATTCTGCAACCGGAAGCGGAACGGCGTGGTGCTCTCCCAATTGACGAGCAGCAGATCCTGCCGGCCGTCGCCGTTTACGTCCACCGCCTGCACCGCGCGCGCCGTGGCGGAAATCGGAATTTTCACCGGCTCGGCCAGGGTGCCGTCCGTCTTTTGCGCCAGCCAGTAAACCTGTTTTTCTGCCAGCAGCAGCAGGTCCGTGCGCCCGTCCCCGTTGAGGTCGCCCGCACTGAGCGCGTTGGGCGTCAACTGGCCGTCGTCAAGCGGCCAGCGTTTGGGCGCGCCCCAGCCGTTCGTGCCCTCGTTGTATTGCACGATGAGTTCCTTGGGCTCGCCGTAATACGCCAAGTCCGGCCGGCCGTCGGAGTTCAGGTCCGTCACCACCAGGGCCGAGATGCGCTTCTCCGAGGCCACGGATTCGATGTGAAAACGCGCGTCGGGAGGCAGCTCGTTGATCTCGCGCCTGAGGCCGATGCGGTCCGATGCCACCGGGTTGGTTTCACCGGTCCGGTTGAGGAGCAGATCGATCTTGGACCGCGCGTTGTTCACGACCACGAGATCCATCTTGCCGTCGCCGTTCAAATCGACGGCTTGCAGGAGCGAAATGTAATTGTCGATGGGAAAGATTTCCTTGCCCGTGAATCCAAAATCCGTCGGACCAGCTGGCGCGCTGGCCGCAGCGTGGGCGACCGTGAACCACACCAATCCCGCGCCGGCACAGGCAAAAAGGCTTTTCATAACGTGCGGCGCAACTTGCCATTCCACCCGGCGCTTGGCCAGTGCAGAAACGCCGGGCCGCGCGCCTACTCGCCGAGCAAATGCGCCACCACGCGGCGCGTGTGCGGGAGGTGACGATGTTCCCACACGTAGAGGCCCTGCCATGTTCCCAGCGCCAGCCGCCCATTGGTAATGGGAAGACTCAGGTTCACCGCTGTCAGCGCCGCGCGCACGTGGGCGGGCATGTCATCGTCACCCTCGGCCGTGTGCACGTAGAGCCGGTCCCCGTCCGGCACCAGGCGCGCAAAGAACGCCTCCAAGTCGCGCCGCACATCGGGGTCGGCGTTTTCCTGAATCAACAACGAAGCCGAGGTGTGCCGCAAATGCAGGGTGAGCAGTCCGGTGCGGCAACCGCTCTGCCGCACCCATTGCTGCACGGCATCCGTGAATTCATGCAGCCCGCGGCCGGACGTGCGGATGGCGAACTCGTGTTGCGCCTGGCGCAGCATGTGGAATTACGGCGCGTTCGTGGACGTGTTGGAGCCGAACAACTTTTCGAGCTCAGGATTGCGTGGATGCCCCGCGGCCAGCGCCTTTTCGTAATGCCAGCGTGCCAGCGGAATGAGCGGCGGATTCTGCGTGGCGTAAATCACGGCCAGGTTGTTGTGCGCGCTGGCGTAGTTGGGATCAATCATGAGCGCCCGGCGCAACGCGCTTTCCGCGGCGGCCCGCTGGCCCTTGTGACTCAGCGTGACGCCCAGGTAATTCTGAATCTCCGCACTGTCGGGATTGAGTCGGGCCGCGCGGCTGAGCACGGCAAACGCGTCTTCGTATTTGCCCTCGCGGTATTTCAAATAGCCGAGGGTTTGCAGGCTGTAGGCGTCGTCCGGCGCGAGGACCAGCGCCTGGCGCAGATTCTTTTCCGCCTCGGCCATTTTGCCTTCTTCCAGCTGGATGGCGGCGAGATTGGCGAGCGTATAGACGTTCTGGTTGTCCTGTTTCAAAACCTGCTGGTATTTCTCCTCCGCCTGCGCGTATTCGCCGTGCGCGAAATGACGTTGCGCCTCGGCCACCAGCGCGCCGCTGCCCGCCGGGGGCTTGGGGATGGTGAATTTTGGGGTGGCCGGCTGGTCGGTGTCCGCCAACGTGGCCGGCCCCGGCCGGAACAGGGCCAGTTCCTCGGCGGAATAGGGCACCGGCTTGGCCTCGTAAACCTCAAGCTGCGCACGCAAATCCGCCAGTTGGCCGGCCAGCGCATCCGCCGCGGAACCGGAACGGCTCCCATTGCGCGCGGCGAGCTGCCGGTTGGCCTCCTGCAACTGCGCCTGCAGGGCGTCGCGCTCCTGTTCCAACTGTTGAATGCGCCGCGCATCGCCGGGACGGGTGGCGTTCGCGGGAGCCGCCGCCAGCAGATCCTTTACGCGGTTTTCGAGGCCCGCACGCTCCAGCCGCAAAATGTCGCGCTCGGATTGCAGCGTGGCGATCTGTGCTTCCGCCGCAGCCAGCCGACGGCCGAGGTCGTTGGACGCGTCGCCCGCCGGGGGGGCGGCCTGCAACTGCGCCACCTGCTTCTTCAACAACTCATTCTCCGCCCGCAACGCAGCCGCGTTGGCGGCGTCAGCCTGGAGTGATTGCAACTGCGCGAGGAGCGAGCGTTTGTCCTGCGCCAGCTGGTCCGCCAGCGACTTCTGCACTTCGAGCTTTTGATTCGCCTCCTCCAGCCGGCTTTGCACCAGGTCGCGCGCCGAGGTGTCGCGCGGGCTGGTGGTGGTCTTCTTCAATTGATCCTGCAAATCGCCGCGTTCCCGGGTCAACTGCCGGGTGCGCGCCTGTTCGGCGGCGAGCTTCTCGTTCGCCTCGGCCAGCTCCTGGCGCAACTGCGTCATCTGGCTGGCGGCGGCGCTGGCTTCGCTTTTGGCCTGCGCGTCGCGCAGACTGACCTTCAGCAGTTCATTTTCCTTGGTGAGACTCTGCACCTGCTGTTCCGCCCTGGCCAGTTGCGCCGGGTCCACGGCTGCCGGTTGAACGGACAGCGCCTCGCGCAGTTTGGCTTCGAGCGTGGCGTTGTTCGC
This genomic window contains:
- a CDS encoding trypsin-like peptidase domain-containing protein; the protein is MLKFSLPLVACLAAGACLAAGACLATADTLELKEKAAITGTILAEKPDSVAIDIGYTVLVIPRKDILKVIKARATAPLPAPVPAPASPTPAAVALPAPPTDALYRNGPLNAPARAVRDLVSQIGEAVVQVRTPGGLGSGFILNEDGYLMTNFHVIEGETQIWVEVYHVKDGQLERKSYKQVRIVAMNKFVDLALLRIEDKDAPKFKWVTLGSTEPLAVGEHVFAIGSPLGLERTVTEGILSTKTRQLGGELYLQTTAQINPGNSGGPLFNLAGQVIGVTNMKIAFGEGLGFAIPIETVKYFLDHRDAFAYSPDNPSNPYRYLEPPSRTQHATAPEE
- a CDS encoding secondary thiamine-phosphate synthase enzyme YjbQ, with protein sequence MLRQAQHEFAIRTSGRGLHEFTDAVQQWVRQSGCRTGLLTLHLRHTSASLLIQENADPDVRRDLEAFFARLVPDGDRLYVHTAEGDDDMPAHVRAALTAVNLSLPITNGRLALGTWQGLYVWEHRHLPHTRRVVAHLLGE
- a CDS encoding VCBS repeat-containing protein translates to MKSLFACAGAGLVWFTVAHAAASAPAGPTDFGFTGKEIFPIDNYISLLQAVDLNGDGKMDLVVVNNARSKIDLLLNRTGETNPVASDRIGLRREINELPPDARFHIESVASEKRISALVVTDLNSDGRPDLAYYGEPKELIVQYNEGTNGWGAPKRWPLDDGQLTPNALSAGDLNGDGRTDLLLLAEKQVYWLAQKTDGTLAEPVKIPISATARAVQAVDVNGDGRQDLLLVNWESTTPFRFRLQNAGGQLGPENYFTFPSIRSYLADNLVSNAGTQIITIAQNSGRAQISHFIAKPAPALAGSFREGGLQVLPLRSTEKSRRGLAWADVNGDGLTDLIVAEPESGEVSLFLQQHDGSLAPAESFPSLAGVSDIAVGDWDGNGRADIFLLSPDEKQIGVTRLDEKGRLPFPTLVPLDGKPLVMAVGAASPGGKPTLAVIVDQDGKRSLVTRMADGTTHSQALSASFKSNPTAMAWHDLDQDGLADLVVLIPYEKIKVLVQVPGKNFAEADVAPPGGTLEQPWMQSADVDGDGKPELLLPQRNFLRAVVLKREAARAGADGEPAWSFQVRDQINGAESNSRIVGATTVTGTNGSALFLLDAERKALSLVQRDAAGVWQVVRNVTLPVSQFNGLDTVAFGGRQPNAVALLGVNSVAWLPLYGQTWELAELDGYETPVEDGYLHDIVAGDLNGDGRKDLVFLETAKHYLDLVVFDASNHLRPANRWQVFEERSFRATRSDLPEPREAVVADVTGDGKKDLVILVHDRVIVYPQE
- a CDS encoding tetratricopeptide repeat protein; translation: MRAFFVAVLVVVALPVRAAGPDDQYIGIYYLIQEADAARAAGKLTEAAARYHDAQESLQQLQRGYPTWQSNVVNFRLNYLAARLAELGTNAPVVQPPVVPPVAALPGAANADLARQVAALQQQLQQLRANNATLEAKLREALSVQPAAVDPAQLARAEQQVQSLTKENELLKVSLRDAQAKSEASAAASQMTQLRQELAEANEKLAAEQARTRQLTRERGDLQDQLKKTTTSPRDTSARDLVQSRLEEANQKLEVQKSLADQLAQDKRSLLAQLQSLQADAANAAALRAENELLKKQVAQLQAAPPAGDASNDLGRRLAAAEAQIATLQSERDILRLERAGLENRVKDLLAAAPANATRPGDARRIQQLEQERDALQAQLQEANRQLAARNGSRSGSAADALAGQLADLRAQLEVYEAKPVPYSAEELALFRPGPATLADTDQPATPKFTIPKPPAGSGALVAEAQRHFAHGEYAQAEEKYQQVLKQDNQNVYTLANLAAIQLEEGKMAEAEKNLRQALVLAPDDAYSLQTLGYLKYREGKYEDAFAVLSRAARLNPDSAEIQNYLGVTLSHKGQRAAAESALRRALMIDPNYASAHNNLAVIYATQNPPLIPLARWHYEKALAAGHPRNPELEKLFGSNTSTNAP
- the rpsB gene encoding 30S ribosomal protein S2; the encoded protein is MSTTIGVKELLEAGVHFGHQTKRWNPKMKPFIFDARNGIHIIDLSKTATQLQAACNFLGETVRKGGSVLFVGTKKQAQQAVKDTAKECGQLFVCERWLGGTLTNYSTLKRSIARLKEIEKMEADGSINNYVKQEQSMIRREAARLVKYLDGIRTMDRMPGAMFVVDIKREHNAVAEARKLKIPVVALVDTNCDPDLADFPVAGNDDAIRSVRIILAAVGQAVTQGRAEFESKKSRKAPVEEAAPAASAEAVPAPTAPAAA